A section of the Flavobacterium ardleyense genome encodes:
- a CDS encoding quinol:cytochrome C oxidoreductase, whose protein sequence is MYTFSSKLKTFSFILMILGLLGVGYAFFTAPSTVQEVEAILAEQHDGHDSHSTVVHNDAAEHKEHTTTETEKTVVAPVAVISTDSSVANTSILKDTIAVSSTLVANKVVTAKTPIASSSYVNKNNKIDEHAEHQAHLEHVLHQLSNKPWAAVYVAAIFFLLLTMGVLAFYAIQIVAQAGWSPVLFRVMQGITAYLPVGSIIFFILLILSGLHFNHLFVWMDADVVAADKLIQNKSGYLNFPFWIARAAIFLIGWNLYNYYTKKFCLAQDRATDNLQYKKNFNASAIFMVFFIVSESIMSWDWIMSVDPHWFSTLFGWYVFASFFVSGITVIMLVTIFMKSLNLLPNVNTSHLHDLAKFIFGFSIFWTYLWFSQFMLIWYANIPEEVTYFITRIEDYQIPFFATIGMNFLFPVLILINTDFKRISWILVMAGIVILLGHYVDFFVMIMPATVGDQWFIGIAEIGSVLFFLGLFIFVVFTAMAKSPLLPERHPLIEESKHFHY, encoded by the coding sequence ATGTATACATTTTCAAGTAAATTAAAAACATTCTCTTTTATCCTTATGATCCTTGGATTATTAGGAGTAGGATATGCTTTTTTCACTGCACCAAGTACCGTTCAAGAGGTAGAGGCAATCCTAGCCGAGCAACATGACGGTCATGATTCTCACTCGACAGTTGTTCATAATGACGCTGCGGAGCACAAAGAGCATACAACTACAGAAACTGAAAAAACTGTAGTAGCTCCAGTTGCTGTAATTTCAACAGATTCTTCAGTAGCTAATACTTCTATTTTAAAAGATACAATTGCTGTGTCTTCTACTTTAGTAGCAAATAAAGTCGTAACTGCTAAGACGCCAATAGCTTCTTCTAGTTATGTAAATAAAAATAACAAAATCGATGAACATGCGGAGCATCAAGCTCACTTAGAGCACGTTTTGCATCAGCTGAGCAACAAACCATGGGCTGCAGTATATGTAGCTGCTATCTTCTTTTTGTTGTTAACAATGGGAGTTTTAGCATTTTATGCTATTCAAATTGTAGCGCAAGCAGGATGGTCGCCAGTATTGTTTAGAGTAATGCAAGGTATAACTGCATATTTGCCAGTTGGATCTATAATATTTTTTATTCTGTTAATTTTAAGTGGTTTACACTTTAATCATCTTTTCGTTTGGATGGATGCCGATGTAGTTGCTGCAGATAAATTAATTCAGAATAAATCTGGGTATTTAAACTTTCCATTTTGGATTGCTAGAGCAGCGATATTCTTAATTGGTTGGAATCTGTATAACTACTACACTAAGAAATTTTGTTTAGCACAAGATAGAGCTACAGACAATTTACAATACAAGAAAAATTTTAATGCTTCGGCAATATTTATGGTATTCTTTATTGTATCAGAATCAATCATGTCGTGGGATTGGATTATGTCGGTAGATCCGCACTGGTTTAGTACATTGTTCGGGTGGTATGTATTTGCTTCATTCTTTGTATCTGGAATTACTGTTATTATGCTAGTAACAATATTTATGAAGTCGTTAAATCTTCTACCTAACGTAAATACAAGTCACTTACATGATTTGGCTAAATTTATCTTCGGATTCAGTATTTTTTGGACATATTTATGGTTTTCACAATTCATGCTTATATGGTATGCAAACATTCCAGAAGAGGTAACATACTTCATTACTCGTATTGAAGATTATCAAATCCCATTCTTTGCAACTATTGGAATGAACTTCTTATTCCCAGTGCTAATTTTGATCAACACAGACTTTAAACGAATCTCATGGATTCTTGTGATGGCTGGTATTGTTATCTTATTAGGACATTACGTTGACTTCTTTGTTATGATTATGCCAGCTACTGTAGGTGACCAATGGTTTATCGGTATTGCTGAAATTGGATCAGTTCTTTTCTTTCTTGGATTGTTTATCTTTGTTGTCTTTACGGCAATGGCGAAATCTCCTTTGTTACCAGAAAGACATCCATTGATAGAAGAAAGTAAACATTTTCATTATTAA
- the nrfD gene encoding NrfD/PsrC family molybdoenzyme membrane anchor subunit has protein sequence MSSHYEAPIRKPLIIGDKSYHDVTVDIAAPVEGRANKQWWTVFTIALIAFLWGIGCIIYTISTGIGTWGLNKTVGWAWDITNFVWWVGIGHAGTLISAVLLLFRQKWRMAINRSAEAMTIFSVVQAGIFPIIHMGRPWLAYWVLPIPNQFGSLWVNFNSPLLWDVFAISTYLSVSMVFWWTGLLPDFAMLRDRAITPFNKKVYSILSFGWSGRAKDWQRFEEVSLILAGLATPLVLSVHTIVSFDFATSVIPGWHTTIFPPYFVAGAVFSGFAMVNTLLIIMRKVSNLEAYITLQHIELMNIVIMITGSIVGVAYITELFMAWYSGVEYEQYAFLNRATGPYWWAYWAMMTCNVFSPQFMWFKKLRTSIMFSFIISIVVNIGMWFERFVIIVTSLHRDYLPSSWTMFSPTFVDIGTFIGTIGFFFVLFLLYARTFPVIAQAEVKTILKSSGEFYKKRRDENKQTHHE, from the coding sequence ATGTCGTCTCACTACGAAGCACCCATTAGAAAACCATTGATCATTGGTGATAAATCTTATCACGATGTCACAGTAGATATTGCTGCGCCTGTTGAAGGTCGTGCAAACAAACAATGGTGGACAGTTTTTACCATCGCATTAATAGCTTTTCTTTGGGGTATAGGCTGTATTATATACACTATATCAACAGGAATTGGAACCTGGGGTTTGAATAAAACTGTAGGTTGGGCTTGGGATATCACCAACTTTGTTTGGTGGGTTGGTATTGGTCACGCAGGAACATTGATTTCTGCAGTACTATTATTATTCCGACAAAAATGGAGAATGGCAATTAACCGTTCTGCAGAAGCAATGACAATTTTTTCTGTAGTACAAGCCGGTATATTTCCAATTATCCACATGGGACGTCCATGGTTAGCATATTGGGTATTGCCAATTCCAAATCAATTTGGATCTTTATGGGTGAATTTTAACTCACCTCTTTTATGGGATGTATTTGCAATTTCTACCTACCTTTCTGTTTCTATGGTTTTCTGGTGGACTGGATTGCTACCCGATTTTGCAATGTTGAGAGACCGTGCAATCACGCCATTCAATAAAAAAGTTTATTCCATTTTAAGTTTTGGATGGAGTGGTAGAGCTAAAGATTGGCAGCGCTTCGAAGAAGTATCTCTTATCCTTGCAGGACTTGCAACGCCGCTTGTATTATCTGTACACACTATTGTATCTTTTGACTTTGCTACTTCGGTAATTCCAGGATGGCATACTACCATTTTCCCTCCATACTTCGTTGCAGGGGCAGTATTCTCTGGATTTGCGATGGTAAACACACTTCTTATCATTATGAGAAAAGTGTCAAACCTTGAAGCATATATTACATTACAGCACATCGAACTTATGAATATTGTAATTATGATTACAGGATCTATAGTGGGTGTAGCTTATATTACAGAATTATTTATGGCTTGGTACTCTGGAGTGGAGTATGAGCAATACGCTTTCCTTAACAGAGCAACTGGTCCTTACTGGTGGGCATACTGGGCGATGATGACGTGTAATGTTTTTTCGCCACAATTTATGTGGTTCAAGAAATTGAGAACTAGTATTATGTTCTCATTTATAATCTCCATTGTAGTAAATATCGGAATGTGGTTTGAGCGATTTGTAATTATCGTAACTTCACTTCACCGTGATTACCTTCCATCATCATGGACGATGTTCTCACCAACTTTTGTTGATATTGGAACTTTTATTGGAACAATTGGTTTCTTCTTCGTTCTTTTCCTCCTTTATGCTCGAACATTCCCAGTGATTGCTCAAGCAGAGGTGAAAACAATTTTGAAATCATCTGGAGAATTTTACAAAAAACGTAGAGACGAAAATAAACAGACACACCATGAGTAA
- a CDS encoding c-type cytochrome — MKIVYRLAILAGIATLVTSCYDTKAPNYQYFPNMYEAVSYETYSEHEVFNRGGVAAQLPPEGTVSRGFEVYESEDNVQGYLLSKTVQGAQLDAAEYDSAKAGALYGIYCAICHGGAGDGKGPLVVKEKFLGVPSYKDREFTEESVFHVQTYGLNSMGSYKNQLNAKERRMVAKYVLELKSKL, encoded by the coding sequence ATGAAAATCGTATATAGATTAGCAATTTTGGCAGGTATTGCAACTTTGGTAACTTCATGTTATGACACGAAGGCGCCAAACTATCAATACTTCCCTAATATGTATGAGGCAGTGAGCTATGAAACTTATTCTGAGCACGAAGTGTTCAATAGAGGTGGAGTCGCAGCTCAATTGCCACCAGAAGGAACTGTAAGTAGAGGATTTGAAGTTTATGAATCAGAAGATAACGTTCAAGGGTATCTACTTTCTAAAACTGTTCAAGGAGCTCAACTAGATGCTGCTGAATATGATTCGGCGAAAGCTGGAGCACTTTACGGTATTTATTGCGCAATCTGCCACGGTGGAGCGGGAGACGGTAAAGGACCTTTGGTTGTTAAAGAAAAGTTTTTAGGTGTTCCAAGCTATAAAGACAGAGAATTTACAGAAGAAAGTGTTTTTCACGTACAGACTTATGGATTGAACTCTATGGGATCGTATAAAAATCAATTAAACGCCAAAGAGCGTAGAATGGTTGCTAAGTATGTGCTAGAACTTAAGAGTAAATTATAA
- a CDS encoding DUF3341 domain-containing protein, which yields MSNKVIYAMYNDDDVLMDAVVKTRAAHHHIEEIFCPFPVHGLDKAMGLAPTRLGICAFIYGCIGLSFATWMMNFMMIQDWPQDIGGKPSFSFIQNMPAFVPIMFELTVFFAAHLMVITFYMRSRIWPFKTAENPDVRTTDDHFLMEVAVGNHNEDELVSFFQNSGAVEVKVIEKY from the coding sequence ATGAGTAATAAAGTAATATACGCAATGTATAATGATGACGATGTATTGATGGATGCAGTTGTAAAAACACGTGCTGCTCATCATCATATCGAGGAGATATTTTGTCCTTTTCCTGTGCATGGATTGGACAAAGCAATGGGACTTGCTCCTACTAGATTAGGTATTTGTGCTTTCATTTATGGATGTATAGGGCTTTCTTTTGCAACTTGGATGATGAACTTTATGATGATTCAAGATTGGCCTCAAGATATTGGTGGTAAACCAAGCTTTAGTTTTATCCAAAATATGCCAGCGTTTGTTCCTATTATGTTTGAGTTGACTGTCTTTTTTGCAGCTCACCTTATGGTAATTACTTTTTATATGAGAAGTAGAATATGGCCATTCAAAACCGCTGAGAATCCTGATGTTCGTACAACAGACGATCATTTCTTAATGGAAGTAGCAGTAGGTAATCACAACGAAGATGAACTTGTATCGTTTTTTCAAAATTCAGGTGCAGTTGAAGTTAAAGTAATTGAAAAGTATTAG
- a CDS encoding cytochrome c oxidase subunit II has protein sequence MTSLLVIIVLVLLAVAIWQLTKIFDLTQVGTHINTTQVADDNDNNLQGYIMFFFLGFIYILTIWCLVFYGDLPLMSNAASVHGAEVDNLMWISMVLIFIVQIITQGLLHYFSFAYRGINDRKALYFADNDRLEFVWSVIPAIVLAGLILYGLYAWTNIMFVDEDEEVIVVELYAKQFAWEARYSGKDNVLGKANVRFIEGVNTVGMDPADPNGQDDFMANEIHLPLGKKVLFKIRSQDVLHSAYMPHFRAQMNCVPGMVTQFAFVPSITTAEMRAKPEMIEKVARINKLRADKSKDLAANGQAELDPYTFDYVLLCNKICGTSHYNMQMKIVIDTPEDYKEWLKDKATLASKIKEEAMSKEVPAETVTPEVAMMPAK, from the coding sequence ATGACGAGTTTGTTGGTAATTATAGTTTTAGTTTTATTGGCTGTCGCGATTTGGCAGTTAACTAAAATATTTGATTTAACCCAGGTGGGTACTCATATCAATACAACGCAAGTTGCAGATGATAATGATAACAACCTGCAGGGATACATAATGTTTTTTTTCCTAGGATTTATTTATATCCTTACTATTTGGTGTCTTGTGTTTTATGGTGATTTGCCATTGATGAGTAACGCAGCATCGGTACACGGAGCAGAAGTAGATAATCTAATGTGGATTTCTATGGTTCTAATCTTTATCGTGCAGATAATTACACAAGGACTTTTGCATTACTTCTCTTTTGCTTATAGAGGAATCAATGACAGAAAAGCATTATACTTCGCTGATAATGATAGGCTAGAATTTGTGTGGAGCGTTATTCCTGCAATAGTTTTGGCTGGACTTATCTTATACGGATTGTACGCTTGGACAAATATTATGTTTGTTGACGAAGATGAAGAAGTAATTGTTGTCGAATTATATGCTAAACAATTTGCTTGGGAAGCCCGCTATTCTGGGAAAGATAATGTTCTCGGTAAAGCAAACGTTCGTTTTATCGAAGGTGTAAATACTGTAGGTATGGACCCTGCAGATCCTAATGGTCAGGATGATTTTATGGCAAATGAAATCCACCTCCCTCTTGGTAAAAAAGTGCTTTTCAAGATTCGCTCTCAAGACGTACTGCATTCAGCTTATATGCCTCATTTTAGAGCGCAAATGAATTGTGTACCGGGAATGGTGACTCAGTTTGCATTTGTTCCAAGTATTACTACTGCTGAAATGCGTGCTAAACCTGAGATGATCGAAAAAGTGGCTCGTATTAATAAGTTACGTGCAGATAAAAGTAAAGATTTGGCTGCCAATGGCCAAGCTGAATTAGATCCGTATACTTTTGATTACGTACTTCTTTGTAATAAAATCTGCGGGACATCGCACTACAATATGCAAATGAAAATTGTAATTGATACCCCAGAAGATTATAAAGAATGGTTGAAAGACAAAGCAACTCTTGCATCTAAGATTAAAGAAGAAGCGATGTCTAAAGAAGTTCCAGCAGAAACAGTGACTCCAGAAGTTGCAATGATGCCAGCAAAATAA
- a CDS encoding GNAT family N-acetyltransferase encodes MESNFSNNGEKQRFELELDHKIAFIDYQLTGETITMLHTEVPQDLEGKGIGSMLASKALDYATIHNLKVVPSCTFIADYIRKNPKYESLLK; translated from the coding sequence ATGGAATCTAATTTTTCAAACAATGGTGAGAAGCAACGATTTGAATTGGAGCTTGACCACAAAATTGCCTTTATTGATTATCAGCTTACAGGAGAGACAATTACTATGTTACATACCGAAGTTCCGCAGGATTTAGAAGGGAAGGGAATTGGAAGTATGCTAGCCTCTAAAGCTCTAGACTACGCTACTATTCACAATCTAAAAGTTGTCCCTAGCTGCACATTTATCGCCGATTATATACGCAAAAATCCAAAATACGAAAGTTTACTTAAGTAA
- the queG gene encoding tRNA epoxyqueuosine(34) reductase QueG, with protein MKSTKEYTAFIKAEAKRLGFLSCGISKAGFLEDEAPRLESWLMNNSHGQMSYMANNFDKRLDPTLLVEGSKSVVSLLLNYYPENHQRDDTFKISKYAYGEDYHFVIKDKLKELLFSIQSNIGEVSGRAFTDSAPVLDKAWAAKSGLGWIGKNSNLLTQKVGSFYFIAELIIDLELEYDSAVTDHCGSCTACIDACPTQAIESPYIVNGSKCISYFTIELKEAIPQDVKGKFEDWIFGCDICQDVCPWNRFSKPHNEPLFNTKPELLNFTKKDWNEITQETFRQVFKNSAVKRTKLEGLLRNISFVQE; from the coding sequence ATGAAATCTACGAAAGAATATACCGCTTTTATAAAAGCCGAAGCCAAGCGCCTCGGCTTTTTGTCTTGCGGAATTTCTAAAGCTGGATTCTTAGAAGACGAAGCGCCGCGCCTCGAAAGTTGGCTTATGAATAATAGTCATGGTCAAATGTCCTATATGGCAAATAATTTTGATAAGAGACTCGATCCAACTTTACTTGTCGAAGGTAGCAAAAGCGTTGTGTCACTTCTATTAAATTATTATCCTGAAAATCACCAAAGGGATGACACGTTTAAAATTTCGAAATATGCCTACGGTGAGGATTATCATTTTGTCATAAAAGACAAACTTAAAGAATTGCTTTTTTCTATTCAGTCTAATATTGGCGAAGTTTCTGGTCGAGCTTTTACAGATTCTGCTCCAGTTCTAGACAAAGCATGGGCCGCAAAAAGTGGACTAGGTTGGATCGGAAAAAACAGCAACCTACTGACTCAAAAAGTAGGCTCTTTTTATTTTATTGCCGAATTAATTATAGATCTAGAGTTGGAATATGATTCAGCGGTTACAGATCATTGTGGCTCCTGCACCGCTTGCATCGACGCATGCCCAACCCAGGCAATTGAGTCTCCCTATATTGTTAATGGTAGTAAATGCATTTCTTACTTTACAATCGAGCTCAAAGAAGCAATTCCACAAGATGTGAAAGGAAAATTTGAAGATTGGATTTTTGGATGTGATATTTGCCAAGATGTCTGTCCTTGGAATCGATTTTCGAAGCCGCATAATGAGCCTCTGTTTAATACAAAGCCAGAACTGCTCAACTTTACCAAAAAAGATTGGAATGAAATAACTCAGGAAACTTTTAGGCAAGTTTTTAAAAATTCTGCTGTAAAGAGGACAAAACTTGAAGGGTTATTACGAAATATTTCTTTTGTTCAGGAATAA
- the ruvB gene encoding Holliday junction branch migration DNA helicase RuvB, whose product MNENLDPTNNSFTSEEFDIEKKLRPLTFDDFAGQDQVLDNLKVFVAAANQRDEALDHALFHGPPGLGKTTLANILANELGVGIKITSGPVLDKPGDLAGLLTNLEERDVLFIDEIHRLSPIVEEYLYSAMEDFKIDIMIESGPNARTVQLNLNPFTLVGATTRSGLLTAPMRARFGIQSRLQYYTTELLTSIIERSASIFKMPISMEAAVEIAGRSRGTPRIANALLRRVRDFAQIKGNGKIDIEIAKFALKALNVDAYGLDEMDNKILTTIIDKFKGGPVGLSTIATAVSESTETVEEVYEPFLIQQGFLMRTPRGREVTEKAYKHLGRVKGLIQGNLF is encoded by the coding sequence ATGAATGAGAATTTAGACCCTACCAATAACAGTTTTACTTCGGAAGAATTTGACATTGAGAAAAAATTACGTCCTCTCACCTTTGACGATTTTGCGGGACAAGATCAAGTGTTAGATAATTTAAAGGTCTTTGTTGCTGCTGCAAATCAGCGGGATGAAGCTTTAGATCACGCACTTTTCCACGGGCCACCTGGATTAGGAAAAACTACATTAGCCAATATTCTCGCTAATGAACTTGGGGTTGGAATTAAAATCACATCTGGTCCCGTTTTAGATAAGCCTGGCGATCTGGCAGGATTGCTTACTAATCTAGAGGAGCGCGATGTGCTTTTTATTGACGAAATTCACCGTCTCAGTCCCATTGTCGAAGAATATCTCTACTCTGCAATGGAGGATTTTAAGATAGATATAATGATTGAGTCTGGTCCCAATGCACGGACTGTTCAATTAAATCTAAATCCCTTCACACTTGTTGGAGCAACAACTCGATCAGGCTTGCTGACAGCTCCTATGCGTGCCCGGTTTGGTATTCAAAGTAGGTTGCAGTATTATACTACAGAGCTTCTAACAAGTATTATCGAACGGTCGGCAAGCATTTTCAAAATGCCAATATCAATGGAAGCAGCTGTCGAAATTGCTGGACGTAGTCGAGGTACACCAAGAATTGCAAATGCTCTTTTACGTCGTGTACGCGACTTTGCACAAATCAAGGGTAATGGTAAAATTGACATCGAGATTGCAAAATTTGCATTAAAAGCTCTTAATGTAGACGCCTACGGTTTAGATGAAATGGATAATAAAATACTTACAACTATTATTGACAAATTTAAAGGTGGACCAGTTGGACTTTCTACCATTGCTACTGCGGTTTCGGAAAGTACAGAGACGGTGGAAGAAGTGTATGAACCATTCCTCATTCAGCAGGGTTTTTTGATGAGAACGCCTCGTGGTCGCGAGGTTACAGAGAAAGCCTACAAACATTTAGGTCGAGTGAAAGGTCTTATTCAGGGCAATCTTTTTTAG
- a CDS encoding cytochrome c oxidase subunit I, whose translation MSAVGHDLTHDHEHEHHHKDTFITKYIFSIDHKMIAKQYLITGIIMGVIGVGMSMLFRMQLAWPEESFQIFNMLLGDKFAPNGVMTNEVYLALVTIHGTIMVFFVLTAGLSGTFSNLLIPLQIGARDMASGFMNMLSYWMFFVSAVIMLCSLFVESGPASAGWTIYPPLSALPQAIGGSGTGMTLWLISMAIFIASSLMGSLNYIVTVINLRTKGMSMTRLPLTIWTFFVTAIIGLISFPVLLSAALLLIMDRSFGTSFFLSDIYIAGEVLHYQGGSPVLFEHLFWFLGHPEVYIVILPAMGIVSEVLATNSRKPIFGYRAMIMSVIAIAFLSTIVWGHHMFVSGMNPFLGSVFTFTTLLIAIPSAVKAFNWITTLWKGNLQLNPAMLFSIGMVSTFITGGLTGIILGDSTLDINVHDTYFVIAHFHLVMGISALYGMFAGVYHWYPKMFGRMLNKNLGYVHFWVTAICSYGVFFPMHFIGMAGLPRRYYTNTAFPLFDDLQNVNVLITVFALVGGVFQIVFLYNFFVSIFYGKRSVQNPWKSTTLEWTAPVEHIHGNWPGAIPEVHRWPYDYSKPGHDIDFIPQNIPFMEGEEELHH comes from the coding sequence ATGTCAGCAGTAGGTCACGATCTCACTCACGATCACGAACACGAACACCACCATAAAGATACTTTTATAACTAAATATATCTTTAGCATTGACCACAAGATGATTGCCAAGCAATACCTTATTACTGGTATTATAATGGGAGTTATTGGAGTTGGTATGTCAATGCTCTTTAGAATGCAGCTCGCTTGGCCAGAAGAATCTTTCCAAATCTTCAACATGCTGTTAGGTGATAAATTTGCGCCTAATGGAGTTATGACAAATGAGGTGTATCTAGCTTTGGTTACAATACACGGTACAATTATGGTCTTCTTCGTCTTGACCGCAGGACTTAGTGGAACCTTTTCAAATCTCTTAATTCCACTGCAAATTGGAGCAAGAGATATGGCGTCTGGATTTATGAATATGCTTTCATACTGGATGTTCTTTGTATCAGCAGTTATAATGTTGTGCTCTTTATTTGTCGAGTCAGGACCAGCTTCTGCAGGTTGGACAATCTATCCGCCATTATCGGCGCTTCCTCAAGCAATTGGAGGTTCTGGAACAGGTATGACTCTTTGGTTAATTTCTATGGCGATATTTATTGCATCATCTCTAATGGGATCTTTAAATTATATCGTTACAGTAATCAACCTTAGAACGAAAGGAATGTCTATGACTAGACTTCCACTTACAATTTGGACTTTCTTTGTAACAGCTATCATTGGATTAATCTCGTTCCCTGTTCTATTATCTGCAGCTTTATTGCTAATTATGGACAGAAGCTTTGGAACTTCATTTTTCCTGTCAGATATATACATCGCTGGAGAAGTACTTCACTATCAAGGTGGGTCGCCGGTTTTATTTGAACACCTTTTCTGGTTCCTTGGTCACCCTGAGGTTTATATTGTAATACTTCCTGCCATGGGTATTGTTTCAGAAGTTTTGGCAACAAACTCTCGTAAACCTATTTTCGGATACCGCGCGATGATTATGTCAGTAATTGCAATTGCTTTCCTTTCTACAATCGTTTGGGGTCACCATATGTTTGTATCTGGAATGAACCCGTTCCTAGGATCGGTATTTACATTTACAACTTTACTTATTGCGATTCCTTCTGCTGTAAAAGCATTTAACTGGATTACAACTCTTTGGAAAGGTAACTTGCAACTAAATCCTGCAATGTTATTCTCAATCGGAATGGTATCTACGTTTATTACAGGAGGACTTACAGGAATTATCTTAGGAGATAGTACTTTAGATATTAACGTTCACGATACTTATTTCGTTATTGCTCACTTTCACTTAGTAATGGGTATTTCTGCTCTTTACGGAATGTTTGCTGGAGTTTACCACTGGTACCCAAAAATGTTCGGTAGAATGTTGAATAAGAATCTTGGATATGTACACTTTTGGGTTACTGCTATCTGTTCTTATGGAGTATTTTTCCCAATGCACTTTATTGGAATGGCTGGATTACCACGTCGATATTATACAAACACAGCTTTCCCACTATTTGATGACTTACAGAATGTAAACGTTCTTATAACAGTATTTGCTCTTGTAGGAGGTGTTTTTCAAATTGTTTTCTTGTACAACTTCTTCGTAAGTATTTTCTACGGAAAAAGATCAGTACAGAATCCATGGAAATCTACTACTCTTGAGTGGACAGCACCAGTTGAGCATATTCACGGTAACTGGCCGGGAGCAATTCCAGAGGTACACCGTTGGCCTTATGACTACAGTAAGCCTGGTCACGATATTGATTTCATCCCGCAAAACATTCCATTTATGGAGGGTGAAGAGGAGTTACATCACTAA